GGATTATCTGGATATCGAACGTGTGGGCAGCGCGTCCCCCACGCCTCAGGCGGCACGAGCTTTTGGTGCGGCTCTGGCCCATATGCATGATGTGGGTGCCGAATATTTCGGGTCTGCGCCTGACGGATATAACGGCACATGCTATTTCGGACCATTGCAGGACCCAGTGAAAATGGATACCGGCGAGTGGACCGACCCGATCAGCTATTTCGCTGATGGACGTCTGCGCCCGATGGTCAACCTTGGTGTGAGGCGTGGCGAGCTGGATAAGCGCGATGTCGAACTGACCGAGCGCGTGATTGAAGCGTTGCCGGATCTGATGGGCCGAGCCGCGTCCGACAAGCCGGCGCGCATCCACGGTGATCTGTGGAGCGGCAATGTGATGTGGACCGCCGATTCCGGGCAGCCCGAGGCTGTGCTCATCGACCCGGCGGCACATGGCGGTCATCGCGAGGAGGATCTGGCTATGCTGCACCTGTTCGGCATGAGCTATCTGAGCGAAATCACCGAGGGCTACCAGTCCGTGCATCCGTTGAAGGCCGGATGGCAGGAGCGTATCACGCTCTGGCAGCTCTACCCCATCGCCGGCCACTGTGTCTTCTTCGGCGG
This DNA window, taken from Bifidobacterium longum subsp. longum JCM 1217, encodes the following:
- a CDS encoding fructosamine kinase family protein; translated protein: MATYRKSRAFAPEGFFECEGRGLEWLGAAHAQGGPRVVQVYGWGKDYLDIERVGSASPTPQAARAFGAALAHMHDVGAEYFGSAPDGYNGTCYFGPLQDPVKMDTGEWTDPISYFADGRLRPMVNLGVRRGELDKRDVELTERVIEALPDLMGRAASDKPARIHGDLWSGNVMWTADSGQPEAVLIDPAAHGGHREEDLAMLHLFGMSYLSEITEGYQSVHPLKAGWQERITLWQLYPIAGHCVFFGGGYVNEYRSMCRSMLK